A genomic region of Arcobacter sp. LA11 contains the following coding sequences:
- a CDS encoding HDOD domain-containing protein, translating into MKKLIIEKIDSLPPLPKSVLELEEFRRMSNKEPLDLLKIIEQDPLIITTVLRVANSAMFGFVSEVETPSRAISLLGVNFTISIALGSVIQNLIQSNLSAYGVGTDDFMFSSNLASNLVNTWVSKISFDLKEDLLLPAFLQETGKFVISEVLNENGETEAFLEQLEVNKNTSSVEKEFLGYSCARITANIFKHWNLSHNLIFSIGFVEDLEHCPKDYIKKAQILEIIKILCDVRNPLSDQNIQRALTKATEYNIDVEPLLQSIDSIKFKLENDF; encoded by the coding sequence ATGAAAAAGCTTATTATAGAAAAAATAGATTCACTTCCTCCATTACCAAAAAGTGTTTTAGAGTTAGAAGAATTTAGAAGAATGTCTAATAAAGAGCCTTTGGATCTTTTAAAAATTATTGAACAAGATCCCTTGATAATCACGACTGTTTTAAGAGTTGCAAACTCTGCAATGTTTGGTTTTGTAAGTGAAGTAGAAACACCAAGTCGTGCTATTTCTCTATTAGGAGTAAACTTTACTATTTCTATAGCTTTAGGTTCAGTTATCCAAAATTTAATTCAATCAAATCTATCGGCATATGGTGTTGGTACAGATGATTTTATGTTCTCATCAAATCTTGCTTCAAATTTAGTTAATACTTGGGTTTCAAAAATTAGTTTTGATTTAAAAGAAGATTTACTTTTACCTGCATTCTTACAAGAAACTGGAAAATTTGTAATTTCAGAAGTTTTAAATGAAAATGGAGAAACAGAAGCATTTTTAGAACAACTTGAAGTGAATAAAAATACATCTTCAGTGGAAAAAGAATTTTTAGGATACTCGTGTGCAAGAATTACTGCAAATATTTTTAAACATTGGAATTTAAGTCATAACCTAATCTTCTCAATTGGTTTTGTTGAAGACTTGGAACATTGTCCAAAAGACTATATTAAAAAAGCACAAATACTTGAGATTATAAAGATTTTATGTGATGTTAGAAATCCATTATCAGACCAAAATATTCAAAGAGCTTTAACTAAAGCTACAGAGTATAATATTGATGTAGAACCACTTCTTCAATCAATCGACTCTATCAAATTTAAACTAGAAAATGATTTTTAA
- the thiC gene encoding phosphomethylpyrimidine synthase ThiC, which yields MRDWLDNHKDDEVRTQMYYAKRGIITPDMEYVAKVEKIDPELVRSEIERGRLIIPANVNHKHLTPMAIGIASSCKINANIGSSALASDIEGEIEKVDVCLKHGADTIMDLSTGGDLDSIRAAVIEHSTVPIGTVPMYQILHDCNDKIEDLTIESMLEVLEKQAQQGVSYFTIHAGFLLQFMPHVAKRKMGIVSRGGSLMAAWMMHYHKENPFYDAYDDILEICRKYDVSLSLGDSLRPGCLADASDEAQLSELKILGELTLRAWEKDVQVMIEGPGHVPLNQIERNMKLEREYCHEAPFYILGPLTTDIAAGYDHISSAIGAAVGGWHGASMLCYVTPKEHLGLPNAEDVREGIIAYKIAAHSADIARGRKDARDIDDEMSDARYAFDWNKQFELCLDPERAKEYHDETLPQDVFKEAEFCSMCGPKFCSYKITQKIVEDHGDAMKTAG from the coding sequence ATGAGAGATTGGTTAGACAATCATAAAGATGATGAAGTAAGAACTCAGATGTATTATGCCAAAAGAGGCATTATTACACCAGATATGGAATATGTAGCAAAAGTTGAAAAAATTGACCCTGAATTAGTTAGAAGTGAAATTGAAAGAGGAAGATTAATTATTCCTGCAAATGTAAATCATAAGCATTTAACTCCAATGGCAATTGGAATTGCATCTTCTTGTAAAATCAATGCGAATATTGGTTCTTCTGCTTTAGCTTCAGATATTGAAGGTGAAATTGAAAAAGTAGATGTATGTTTAAAGCATGGTGCAGATACTATAATGGATTTAAGTACAGGTGGAGATTTAGATTCAATTAGAGCCGCTGTAATTGAACACTCAACAGTTCCAATTGGAACTGTACCTATGTATCAAATCTTACATGACTGTAATGATAAAATTGAAGATTTAACAATTGAATCTATGTTAGAAGTTTTAGAAAAGCAAGCACAACAAGGTGTTTCTTACTTTACAATTCATGCAGGGTTCCTTTTACAGTTTATGCCTCATGTTGCAAAAAGAAAAATGGGAATCGTTTCAAGAGGTGGTTCTTTAATGGCTGCATGGATGATGCACTATCATAAAGAAAATCCATTTTACGATGCATATGATGATATTTTAGAGATTTGTAGAAAATATGATGTTTCTTTATCTTTAGGGGATTCATTGAGACCAGGTTGTTTAGCTGATGCATCTGATGAAGCACAGTTAAGTGAACTTAAAATCTTAGGTGAATTAACTTTAAGAGCTTGGGAAAAAGATGTTCAAGTTATGATTGAAGGACCAGGACATGTTCCTTTAAATCAGATTGAAAGAAATATGAAATTAGAAAGAGAATATTGTCATGAGGCACCTTTCTATATTTTAGGACCTTTAACAACTGATATTGCTGCGGGATATGATCATATCTCTTCTGCTATTGGAGCAGCAGTTGGTGGATGGCATGGGGCTTCTATGTTATGTTATGTAACTCCAAAAGAGCACTTAGGTTTACCAAATGCTGAAGATGTAAGAGAAGGTATCATTGCATATAAAATTGCTGCACACTCTGCTGATATTGCAAGAGGTAGAAAAGATGCAAGAGATATTGATGATGAAATGTCAGATGCAAGATATGCCTTTGATTGGAATAAACAATTTGAACTTTGTTTAGACCCTGAAAGAGCAAAAGAGTATCATGATGAAACTCTTCCTCAAGATGTATTTAAAGAAGCTGAATTTTGTTCTATGTGTGGACCAAAATTTTGTTCATATAAAATTACACAAAAAATAGTTGAAGATCATGGTGATGCCATGAAAACAGCAGGTTAA
- a CDS encoding Mrp/NBP35 family ATP-binding protein, whose protein sequence is MATVADIKEELGKVLYPGFQKSIVEFGFVKDVELIDDESCLITLDITSSSPEVASQLQKDISSTLEKIGIFTAKLNLKKPEEPKQQSNSVSGSNIAPQIKNFVMVSSGKGGVGKSTTTVNLAIAAAMQGKKVGILDADIYGPNIPRMMGLQGQEVAVVGNKAKPFDAYGVAVMSMGSLMEEGQALIWRGAMIMKAIQQLLRDILWEELDILFIDMPPGTGDAQLTLAQSVPVTCGINVTTPQHVALDDSRRSLDMFAKLHIPIGGIVENMSGFICPSCNTESDIFGMGTCEDLADQYNTQVLGNLPIEPAIREGGDSGKPIVYCEPESVSAKRYMMAATKLLAYVDEVSDKAENASIQPTTPPGVSACSTSSAAGAAPQEKKSHDGCGCNH, encoded by the coding sequence ATGGCAACTGTAGCTGATATTAAAGAAGAATTAGGAAAAGTTCTATATCCTGGTTTTCAAAAGTCTATTGTTGAATTTGGTTTTGTGAAGGATGTTGAGCTTATTGATGATGAAAGTTGTTTAATTACATTAGATATTACATCTAGTTCACCAGAAGTAGCATCTCAATTACAAAAAGATATCTCTTCAACATTGGAAAAAATTGGTATTTTTACTGCAAAATTAAATCTAAAAAAACCAGAAGAACCAAAACAACAAAGTAATAGTGTAAGTGGAAGTAATATTGCTCCACAAATTAAAAACTTTGTAATGGTATCATCAGGAAAAGGTGGAGTTGGAAAATCAACTACAACTGTAAACTTAGCAATTGCAGCAGCAATGCAAGGTAAAAAAGTAGGTATCTTAGATGCTGATATTTATGGTCCAAATATTCCTCGTATGATGGGATTACAAGGTCAAGAAGTAGCAGTAGTTGGAAATAAAGCTAAACCTTTTGATGCATATGGTGTTGCTGTTATGTCAATGGGTTCACTTATGGAAGAAGGTCAAGCTCTTATTTGGAGAGGTGCTATGATTATGAAAGCAATTCAACAATTACTAAGAGATATTTTATGGGAAGAATTAGATATTCTATTTATTGATATGCCTCCAGGAACTGGTGATGCTCAATTAACTTTAGCACAAAGTGTACCTGTAACATGTGGTATTAATGTAACAACTCCACAACACGTAGCACTTGATGACTCAAGAAGATCTTTAGATATGTTTGCAAAACTTCATATTCCAATTGGTGGAATTGTAGAAAATATGAGTGGATTTATTTGTCCTTCATGTAATACAGAATCAGATATTTTTGGTATGGGAACATGTGAAGATTTAGCAGACCAATATAATACACAAGTATTAGGAAACTTACCAATTGAACCTGCTATTAGAGAAGGTGGAGATTCTGGTAAACCTATTGTTTATTGTGAACCTGAATCAGTATCTGCAAAAAGATATATGATGGCTGCAACTAAACTTTTAGCTTATGTAGATGAAGTAAGTGATAAAGCAGAAAATGCTTCTATTCAACCTACTACACCTCCTGGTGTATCAGCTTGTTCTACTTCATCAGCTGCAGGTGCAGCACCACAAGAAAAGAAAAGCCATGATGGCTGTGGTTGTAACCACTAA
- a CDS encoding porin produces the protein MKTIKLGLIASMAVCGFTSLSAQNLTEAIKNVDISGTVAYRYNDYEPSSSTQNNYKVATSIKSKVNEDVTFNSRFLIGDKTAQAVLNTSTQADSNLAVELSEANFSYTGIKNTSITIGKQGIVSPFTKSRDAMGDEQTGTGISAMTSFGPLSLSAAYYNQTNFDSSGNIQSLFVGYEGADFMTVGAYLSFNNFNIDAHYAKATDVLDAYTVGIDYSNSINDFKFKTFARYSSLSEEVSDIDNSLWKAGIKVNKGIFGAFVAYGETDEDGGSVGIDGSSTSGFDEHWRLALSNNADSSMLFADVDVQITPKLNLALKYSDFDAGDESGTVDKNELYLQASYKMSSNLLTYVRFGELEIDDQDDATMGRLHIQYSF, from the coding sequence ATGAAAACTATAAAATTAGGTTTAATTGCCAGTATGGCAGTTTGTGGGTTTACAAGTTTAAGTGCTCAGAATTTAACTGAGGCAATCAAAAATGTAGATATATCTGGTACAGTCGCATACAGATATAATGACTATGAACCATCAAGTTCTACTCAAAACAACTATAAAGTTGCTACTTCTATTAAATCAAAAGTTAATGAAGATGTTACTTTTAACTCAAGGTTCCTTATTGGAGATAAGACAGCTCAAGCAGTATTAAATACTTCAACTCAAGCAGATTCAAATCTTGCTGTTGAACTGTCTGAAGCAAATTTTAGTTACACAGGTATTAAAAACACATCTATTACAATTGGTAAACAAGGTATTGTTTCACCTTTTACTAAATCAAGAGATGCTATGGGTGATGAACAAACAGGTACTGGTATTAGTGCAATGACATCATTTGGTCCATTAAGTTTAAGTGCTGCATATTATAATCAGACAAACTTTGATTCATCAGGAAATATCCAATCTTTATTTGTAGGATATGAAGGTGCAGACTTTATGACAGTTGGGGCATATTTATCATTCAATAACTTTAATATTGATGCACATTACGCAAAAGCAACTGATGTTCTTGATGCATATACTGTTGGAATTGATTATTCAAACTCTATTAATGATTTCAAATTTAAAACATTTGCAAGATATTCTTCTCTAAGTGAAGAAGTATCAGATATTGATAATAGCTTATGGAAAGCAGGGATTAAAGTTAATAAAGGAATCTTTGGGGCTTTTGTAGCTTATGGTGAAACAGATGAAGATGGTGGAAGTGTAGGAATTGATGGTTCTTCAACTTCTGGATTTGATGAGCACTGGAGATTAGCTTTAAGTAATAATGCAGATTCATCTATGTTATTTGCAGATGTTGATGTACAAATTACTCCAAAGCTTAATTTAGCTCTTAAATATAGTGATTTTGATGCAGGTGATGAATCTGGAACTGTAGATAAAAATGAATTATATTTACAAGCTTCATATAAAATGAGTTCAAACTTATTAACATATGTTAGATTCGGTGAATTAGAAATTGATGATCAAGATGATGCTACTATGGGTAGACTTCATATTCAATATAGTTTCTAA
- the hisIE gene encoding bifunctional phosphoribosyl-AMP cyclohydrolase/phosphoribosyl-ATP diphosphatase HisIE has product MDQINNIDWEKMEGLIPVITQDVTTNEVLMLAYMDKEALSLTLRTKQAHYFSRSKQRIWKKGESSGHLQHVKNIMVDCDNDTILLKVEQLGVACHTGRKSCFFTDLENNETKLDVEVNTDTAYGVIDNLYHIIESRKNDNPEKSYTAKLLKGKENSMLKKIVEEAGEFTFAVKDNDEEEIIYEAADIVYHMLVAMASKNINPDRVKQELARRFGLSGIEEKNSRSE; this is encoded by the coding sequence ATGGATCAAATAAACAATATCGACTGGGAAAAAATGGAAGGCTTAATACCTGTTATAACTCAAGATGTAACTACAAATGAAGTTTTGATGTTAGCTTATATGGATAAAGAAGCTCTTTCTTTAACACTTAGGACAAAACAAGCTCACTATTTTAGTAGAAGTAAACAACGTATCTGGAAAAAAGGTGAAAGTTCTGGTCATCTTCAACATGTTAAAAACATTATGGTTGACTGTGATAATGATACAATTTTATTAAAAGTGGAACAACTAGGTGTTGCATGTCATACAGGTAGAAAATCTTGTTTTTTTACTGATTTAGAAAACAATGAAACAAAACTTGATGTAGAAGTAAATACAGATACTGCATATGGAGTTATTGATAACCTTTACCATATAATTGAATCAAGAAAAAATGATAATCCAGAAAAATCATATACAGCAAAACTATTAAAAGGCAAAGAAAACTCTATGCTTAAAAAGATTGTTGAAGAAGCAGGAGAATTTACATTTGCAGTAAAAGATAATGACGAAGAAGAAATTATCTATGAAGCGGCAGATATTGTTTATCATATGCTTGTAGCAATGGCTTCAAAAAATATAAATCCAGATAGAGTTAAACAAGAATTAGCTAGAAGATTTGGACTTTCAGGAATAGAAGAAAAAAATTCTAGAAGTGAGTAA
- a CDS encoding prohibitin family protein, with protein MPIDNDYFKNRQQQNKNGGGSNNNNGGGGNYQPPFEPPEFFKNLGKKAGFIYVAIIVIAILFVTKPFLTIESGNVGIKQTLGKYDETPLRPGFHFVIPGYQKVVVVDTKVRLMNYASVETSGGFDQSIRSNPAINILDARGLPVSIELTVQYRLTADGAPTTIANWGPSWEDKIINPVVRDIVRNVVGNYTAEELPTKRNEIAVKIQDGIQKDIDALESKPVILQSVQLREIVLPQKIKDQIERVQIANQESERVRYEVLRAKQEAEKRAAKATGDAEANRIEAQGRADAVEIEAKAQAQANRAIADSLTPKLLQMQQIQVQGKFNEALKDNKDAKIFLTPGGSTPNIWVDTKNKTRDASINQ; from the coding sequence ATGCCAATAGATAATGACTATTTTAAAAATAGGCAACAACAAAACAAAAACGGTGGCGGTTCAAATAACAATAACGGCGGTGGAGGAAATTATCAACCACCTTTTGAGCCACCTGAATTTTTTAAAAACCTAGGTAAAAAAGCAGGTTTTATTTATGTAGCTATTATTGTTATAGCTATTTTATTTGTAACAAAACCATTTTTAACAATTGAATCTGGTAATGTTGGAATTAAACAGACATTAGGAAAATATGATGAAACACCACTTAGACCTGGTTTTCACTTTGTAATTCCTGGTTATCAAAAAGTAGTTGTAGTTGATACAAAAGTAAGGTTAATGAATTATGCTTCTGTTGAAACTAGTGGTGGATTTGACCAAAGTATTAGAAGTAATCCAGCAATTAATATTCTAGATGCTAGAGGTTTACCAGTTTCTATTGAATTAACTGTTCAATACAGACTTACTGCAGATGGAGCTCCAACAACAATTGCTAACTGGGGTCCTTCATGGGAAGATAAAATTATTAACCCTGTTGTAAGAGATATCGTAAGAAACGTTGTAGGTAACTACACAGCAGAAGAACTTCCAACAAAGAGAAATGAAATTGCTGTTAAAATTCAAGATGGTATTCAAAAAGATATTGATGCATTAGAAAGTAAGCCTGTAATTTTACAATCTGTTCAATTAAGAGAAATTGTACTACCTCAAAAAATCAAAGATCAAATTGAGAGAGTTCAAATTGCAAACCAAGAATCTGAAAGAGTTAGATACGAAGTTTTAAGAGCAAAACAAGAAGCTGAAAAAAGAGCAGCAAAAGCAACAGGTGATGCAGAAGCAAATAGAATTGAAGCACAAGGTAGAGCAGATGCTGTAGAAATTGAAGCAAAAGCACAAGCACAAGCAAATAGAGCAATTGCAGATTCTTTAACACCTAAATTACTTCAAATGCAACAAATTCAAGTTCAAGGTAAATTTAATGAAGCACTTAAAGATAATAAAGATGCAAAAATTTTCTTAACTCCTGGTGGTTCAACTCCAAATATTTGGGTTGATACTAAAAATAAAACTAGAGATGCCTCTATAAATCAATAA
- a CDS encoding branched-chain amino acid transaminase: MTEAKYIWMDGKLVDWHDAKVHVLSHTLHYGNGAIEGTKAYKTHDGRCAIFKLKEHTKRLINSAKMTLIDVPFTEDELNAAQIDLLQKNELTEGAYIRPLVYLGYGVMGLYHKEAPVNVSISAWEWGAYLGEEGLKKGVRVKIASMTRNSNTSGMGKAKAVANYLNSQMAKGEAVECGYDEALLRDDQGYIAEASGACFFIVRDGIIITPPNDNSLESITQATVIELAEDLGYTVIRRRLTREEVYIADEAFFTGTAVEVTPIRDIDARIIGAGERGPITEALQSAYFDVVAGKNEKYLKDLTYIN; encoded by the coding sequence ATGACTGAAGCAAAATACATCTGGATGGATGGGAAACTTGTTGATTGGCACGATGCAAAAGTTCACGTGCTAAGCCATACATTACACTATGGAAATGGTGCAATCGAAGGTACTAAAGCATACAAAACCCATGATGGAAGATGTGCAATTTTCAAATTAAAAGAGCATACAAAAAGACTTATTAATTCAGCTAAAATGACATTAATTGATGTTCCATTTACTGAAGATGAATTAAACGCAGCTCAAATTGATTTATTACAAAAAAATGAATTAACTGAGGGTGCTTATATTAGACCTTTGGTTTATTTAGGTTATGGAGTTATGGGACTTTACCATAAAGAAGCTCCTGTAAATGTTTCTATTTCTGCATGGGAATGGGGAGCATATTTAGGAGAAGAAGGTCTTAAAAAAGGTGTAAGAGTAAAAATTGCATCTATGACTAGAAACTCAAATACTTCTGGTATGGGAAAAGCAAAAGCAGTTGCAAATTACTTAAACTCTCAAATGGCAAAAGGTGAAGCTGTAGAGTGTGGATACGATGAAGCTTTATTAAGAGATGACCAAGGTTATATTGCAGAAGCATCTGGAGCTTGTTTCTTCATTGTTAGAGATGGTATAATTATCACTCCTCCAAATGATAACTCGTTAGAATCTATTACACAAGCAACGGTTATTGAATTAGCTGAAGATTTAGGTTATACAGTTATTAGAAGAAGACTTACAAGAGAAGAAGTTTATATTGCAGATGAAGCATTCTTTACAGGAACTGCTGTTGAAGTAACTCCTATTAGAGATATTGATGCTAGAATTATTGGAGCTGGTGAAAGAGGTCCAATAACAGAAGCTTTACAATCAGCTTACTTTGACGTAGTAGCTGGAAAAAACGAGAAATATTTAAAAGATTTAACGTACATTAACTAA
- a CDS encoding cyclopropane-fatty-acyl-phospholipid synthase family protein yields MSQQEFWNQKFLRDGYLYGRKPNAFIESCSSNFKKAHRFLCLGEGEGRNAIYFAKRGFEVAALDASDIGLKKLEEFAKEEDVYVKTRCIDLNEWIPKKKYGSIIATYLHMYKEDREALFEKIDSCLKENGFFIGEFFSINQLNYESGGPKDINLLYTVDDFNNSFLNCTKHKVEEVEVELDEGNGHQGKASVIRVIIQKN; encoded by the coding sequence ATGAGTCAACAAGAATTTTGGAATCAAAAATTTTTAAGAGATGGTTATCTATATGGAAGAAAACCAAATGCTTTTATTGAATCATGCTCTAGTAACTTTAAAAAAGCTCATAGGTTTTTATGTTTAGGTGAAGGTGAAGGAAGAAATGCAATATATTTTGCAAAAAGAGGTTTTGAAGTAGCCGCTCTTGATGCTTCAGATATTGGATTAAAAAAACTAGAAGAGTTTGCAAAAGAAGAAGATGTTTATGTTAAAACAAGATGTATTGATTTAAATGAGTGGATACCAAAGAAAAAATATGGTTCTATAATTGCAACATATTTACATATGTATAAAGAAGATAGAGAAGCTCTTTTTGAAAAAATAGATTCTTGTCTAAAAGAAAATGGATTTTTTATAGGAGAATTTTTTTCAATAAATCAATTAAATTATGAAAGTGGTGGACCTAAAGATATAAATCTTTTATATACTGTAGATGATTTTAATAATAGTTTCCTAAATTGTACAAAACATAAAGTAGAAGAAGTAGAAGTAGAACTTGATGAAGGAAATGGACATCAAGGAAAAGCAAGTGTTATAAGGGTTATTATACAAAAAAACTAG